The Gemmatimonadales bacterium DNA window CCATCGCGGCGCCCATCACTCCGGGGTACGCCGCCTCGATCGCGCGACCGCCCGTGCCCCCGTCGAGATGGCGCTGTGCCGCTGACATCCGTCGATCCGCGTCCGCGAGCTGCCCCTCCATCTGTGCCATCCAGCGAGTCGGGATGGCGCTCACGAGTCGCTCCAGGGCCGCCACTCGCGACACTGCGCGGTCGGGATGACCTTGCCCCGGTTGGCCCGGGCTTCCGGATCGAACGCGCGGCGCGCCGCGGCCATGAGGCCGAGCTCGTCAGGCCCGAAGACGAGCGGCATGTAGCGCAGCTTGTCTATTCCGACGCCGTGCTCGCCGGTGATGGAGCCGCCCGCCGTGACGCACACTTTCATGATCTCGCCGCTCGCCGCCTCGACGCGGGCCAACTCGTCGGGGTCGCTCGCATCGAAGGTCAGATTGGGGTGCAGGTTGCCGTCTCCAGCGTGAAAGACGTTGCTCACGCGCAGCCGGTGCCGCGCCGCGATGGCCGCGATCGCCTCGAGCACGTCGGGCAAAGCGGTCCGGGGCACCACCGCGTCCTGCACCACCAGGTCGGCGCTGGCGCGGCCCATGGCGCCGAACGCCTTCTTGCGCCCCTGCCAGAGCCGCTCGCGCTCGGCGGAAGTCGTCGCCTTGCGCACGTCGCGCGCGCCCGAGGCGCGGCAGATCGCCTCCGCGTGCGTGGCCTCCGCTTCCGCGCCGCCCGGCCGGCCATCCACCTCGACGAGGAGCACCGCGGCGGCATCCGTCGGGTACCCCGCGGCGTAGATCGATGACTCGACCAGCTGGATCGTGCTCTGGTCCATCATCTCGAGCGCCGCCGGGACGATGCCGGCCGCGATGATGTTCGACACCGCCTCACCCGCCGCGCGCAGCGAAGTGAAGTCCGCGAGCAGCGT harbors:
- a CDS encoding FAD-linked oxidase C-terminal domain-containing protein, with translation MLTAATSVPDALAAIVGERYVRTARAELATFSADGLPTHRRTPGVVVFPGSTAEVCAVLRLLAARGVPFVARGAGTGLSGGALAEAPEVLITLTRLGKIRSIDPANRRAVVEPGVVNATLSRAAAPFDLMYAPDPSSQSACTIGGNVAENAGGPHCLKYGVTTNHVLSLEVALPSGELVRLGSAAGEPWGPDLVGLFVGSEGMFGIATEITVRLVPIPASIRTLLADFTSLRAAGEAVSNIIAAGIVPAALEMMDQSTIQLVESSIYAAGYPTDAAAVLLVEVDGRPGGAEAEATHAEAICRASGARDVRKATTSAERERLWQGRKKAFGAMGRASADLVVQDAVVPRTALPDVLEAIAAIAARHRLRVSNVFHAGDGNLHPNLTFDASDPDELARVEAASGEIMKVCVTAGGSITGEHGVGIDKLRYMPLVFGPDELGLMAAARRAFDPEARANRGKVIPTAQCREWRPWSDS